Part of the Coriobacteriia bacterium genome is shown below.
GGGCTCGAGTACGGTGAACGACTTCGCGTCAGTCTGCTCCTGAGACGCATCGGTGCGCCCCGGGACGAACGGTACCGTCACGTCGTGACCGGCGCTCTTCGCCGCCTTCTCGACTCCGGCGCATCCGGCCAAGACGATGAGGTCGGCCAGCGAGACCTTCTTGCCGCCAGACTGCGCCCCGTTGAACTCCACTTGGATTCCCTCGAGAGTCTCAAGAACCGCCTTGAGCTGCGCCGGCTGGTTGACCTCCCAGTCCTTCTGCGGCGCGAGACGTATGCGCGCGCCGTTGGCCCCCCCGCGCATATCGGAGCCGCGGAAGGTGGATGCCGACGCCCAGGCGGTCGAGACCAGCTGGGAAACCGAAAGGCCGGAAGCGAGGATCTTGCCCTTGAGTGCGGCGACATCCTGCTCGTCGACGAGCTCGTGGTCGACCGCGGGCACGGGGTCCTGCCAGATCAGCTCCTCGTCGGGAACCTCAGGACCGAGATAGCGCGAACGAGGGCCCATGTCGCGGTGGGTCAGCTTGAACCACGCCCGGGCGAACGCATCCTTGAACTCCTCGGGGTTGTCCCGATAGCGCCGCGCGATCGGCTCGTATCTCGGGTCGAACCGGAGCGAGAGGTCCGCCGTGGTCATCATGGGCCGGTGCTTCTTGGACGGGTCGAACGCGTCGACCACCATGTCCTCCTCGGCCACGTCTTTGGCCAGCCACTGGTGAGCGCCCGCCGGGCTCTTCAGCAGCTCCCATTCGTACTTGAACATCACGTTGAGGTAGCCCATATCCCACACGGTCGGGTTCGGCTTCCATGCGCCCTCGATGCCGCTGCTGATGGTGTCGGCACCCGAGCCGCTGCCGAAGCTGCTCTTCCAGCCGAGACCCTGCTGCTCGATCGGGCCAGCTTCAGGTTCAGGGCCGACATGCGCGGCATCACCGGCGCCATGGCACTTGCCGAAGGTGTGGCCACCGGCCACGAGCGCGACGGTCTCCTCATCGTTCATGGCCATGCGTGCGAAGGTGTCTCGCACGTCCCGACCGGAAGCGACCGGGTCCGGGTTGCCGTTCGGCCCCTCAGGGTTCACGTAGATGAGGCCCATCTGTACGGCCGCAAGCGGGTTCTCGAGTTCGCGCTCTTCTCCGGAGTAGCGCTCGTCAGCGAGCCATTCTCCCTCGGATCCCCAGTAGATGTCCTGCTCCGATTCCCAGATGTCCTCACGACCACCGGCGAAGCCGAAGGTCTCGAATCCCATGGACTCAAGGGCGCAGTTGCCGGCGAGAATCA
Proteins encoded:
- the katG gene encoding catalase/peroxidase HPI, giving the protein MIEGKKPGIAGHGTSNRDWWPNQLNLSVLHQNPPAGDPMGEGFNYADEFTKLDLEAMKRDLYALMTTSQDWWPADYGHYGGLMVRMAWHSAGTYRLADGRGGAGSGSQRLAPLNSWPDNVNLDKARRLLWPIKQKYGRQISWADLMILAGNCALESMGFETFGFAGGREDIWESEQDIYWGSEGEWLADERYSGEERELENPLAAVQMGLIYVNPEGPNGNPDPVASGRDVRDTFARMAMNDEETVALVAGGHTFGKCHGAGDAAHVGPEPEAGPIEQQGLGWKSSFGSGSGADTISSGIEGAWKPNPTVWDMGYLNVMFKYEWELLKSPAGAHQWLAKDVAEEDMVVDAFDPSKKHRPMMTTADLSLRFDPRYEPIARRYRDNPEEFKDAFARAWFKLTHRDMGPRSRYLGPEVPDEELIWQDPVPAVDHELVDEQDVAALKGKILASGLSVSQLVSTAWASASTFRGSDMRGGANGARIRLAPQKDWEVNQPAQLKAVLETLEGIQVEFNGAQSGGKKVSLADLIVLAGCAGVEKAAKSAGHDVTVPFVPGRTDASQEQTDAKSFTVLEPVADGFRNYLKAPFAVSGEVLLVDRAQLLTLTAPEMTVLVGGMRVLSANVGQSPLGLFTDRPEMLTNDFFVNLLDMGTVWEPSSTDEGVFIGQDRATGEAKWTATRVDLVFGSDSQLRALSEVYACADSPEKFVTDFVAAWDKVMNLDRFDVA